The genomic stretch CTCCGCAAACGGGCGCTCCTCGAGCGCGAGCGCATCTTGCGCGAGGCGCGGGAAGCTCTGGCCCGCGAGGAGGCAGAGAGGCGGCGCGTTTGGGAGGAAGAGGCGCGCCGCGTGCGGGACGAGGCCCGCCGGGAAGGATACGCCGCCGGCTTTGCCGAGGGGAGTGCCGCGGCGCGCCGCGAGGCGGAGGCAGTGCTCGCCGAACGCCTCGAAAAGCTTGCGGAAGCCCAGGAGGCGCTTCTCGCCGAGTGCGACGCGATGCGCAGGGCGCTCCTCCGCGAGGCGGAAGAGGCGGTGTTTCTCCTCGCGGAAACCGTCGTGCGCGAGGCCCTACGGGACGAAGAACGGCTCGTTCGGTACGTGCGGGCTCAGCTCCGCGAGCGGCTCGAAGGAGGACAGGCGATCCTCTACGTCGCTCCAGAAGACTTTCCCGTGGTGCGGCGGCTTTCCGCCGAGGGAGAGTTGTCTTCGGACGTCGGACCTCTTTCTCGCTTCGAACTCCGCATCGACCCCCGGCTGGCCCGTGGGGATTTCCGACTCGAGGTCGCCCGCGGGGTATACGAGGGAAGCGTGCACGCGCAAGTGCACCGGCTCCTCGAGGCTTGGAAGCGGTACCAAGAAGTCGGCGGCGACCCCGGTCGGGAGGGGTGAAGATGGGCTACGTGTTTTTCGAAGGCTTGCGCGAGGCCGTGCGCCGCGTCGATCCCGTAGAACTCGTCGGGCGGGTGACGAGGGCTGTGGGTCTCATGGTGGAGTCCCTCGGTCCGGACGTGCGCCTAGGGGAAACCGTGCGCATCGTGTCCGACGACGGCGAAGTCCTCGCGGAAGTCGTCGGGTTCGAAGGGGAGCGCGTCCGCCTCATGCCTCTCGGGGAAGTGGGGGCGATTGCCCCGGGGGCGCGCGTGCACGCCTTGCGGCGCCCGCACACCGTGGAGGTGGGGTCGGACCTGCTCGGCCGCGTGCTCGACGGCTTGGGTTGTCCCATGGACGGCCGCGGGTTTCGCCCGCCGTTCTTCCGCTTGCGCCTCGTCCGCGAACCACCCCGCCCCCTCGAAAGGCCGCCGATCGACGAACCCCTCCCGGTAGGCGTACGGGCCATCGACGGGCTCCTCACCGTAGGGCGCGGGCAGCGCGTGGGGATCTTCGCCGGAAGCGGGGTGGGGAAGAGCACGCTCCTGGGAATGATCGCCCGGGGGACGACGGCGGACGTGACGGTCATCGGGCTCATCGGCGAGCGGGGTCGGGAAGTCCGGGAATTCCTCGAACGAGACCTCGGTCCCGAGGGGTTGGCGCGTGCCGTCGTCGTTGCGGTGACCTCCGACGAGCCGCCCCTCCTCCGCCTCAAAGGGGCCTACCTCGCCACGGCCCTTGCCGAACACTTCCGCGATCAGGGTATGGACGTCCTCCTCCTCCTCGACTCCGTGACGCGCGTGGCCATGGCGGCACGCGAAGTCGGACTTGCCGCAGGCGAACCGCCCACGACAAAGGGGTACCCGCCGTCTGTGTTTGCCCTCCTTCCGAGGCTCATGGAACGGGCGGGTACGGCGCCGCGAGGATCGATCACCGCCTTTTACACCGTCCTCGTGGAGGGCGACGACCTCGCCGATCCCGTGGCCGATCACGCCCGGAGCATCTTGGATGGGCACATCGTCCTCAGCCGGTCTCTCGCGCAAAAGGGCCACTTTCCCGCCATCGACGTCCTCGCGAGCACGAGCCGCCTCATGCACGCGCTCGTGTCGCCGGAGCACAGGCTCTTGGCCGCGCGCCTTCGCCGGCTTCTCGCCGTCTACCGGGAACACGAAGACCTCGTGCACATCGGGGCGTACCGGGCGGGGCAAAACCCGGACCTCGACGAGAGCTTGGCCTACCTTTCCCGCATCGAACGTTACCTCGTCCAAGACCGCGACGCGCCGACGACGTTTTCTGCGGCCGAAGAGGGGCTCCGGGAAGTCTTTGCCGACACCTCGTAGGCCGTCTGGGTGCGCAAGGACTTTGGCTCCTCGCGCAAAGCTCGAGGAGGGATTGCGGTGAACCGCTGGTACCGACTCGAACATCTCGCCCACGTGGAGTCCCTCGTCCGCGCCGGGGAACTTCGCAGTCTCCGGGATTGGGCAGAACGCCTCGAGGACGACCTCACGCGCCTCCTCGAAGAGAAGCACCGAACGGAATACGCCCTTACCCGTACAGGACCCGGCACCGTATTGGACATGCAGACTGCCTATTCGTACCTTGCCGAACTCCGCGGGACGGCCCAAGCCCTTGCGGGGAGGCTCGAAGAAGCGCGGCGCAGGGCCGAGGAGGCCGAAGAAGCCGTACGGGAAAAGCGTACGGAGCGCGAGCGCTACCGAGTACTCCTCGGCTGGGAGGCGGAACGGGTGCGCCGGGAAACCCTCCGGCGTGAGCAGGGGGAAATCGACGCTCTGGCGGTGCGCTTCGTCCGCATGCGCTCGCCGGGCGCGGATTCGGAGACGTAAGGGGGGATCTCCGTGGAAGCTCAGGAGGACGTGCGGGCGAGCACGTGGGAAACCGTCCTCTTTCTCGTCGTCTTTCCCCTCATCGTCGCCTTGCTCCTTACGGCTGCGGTTCTACTCGCCTTCGGGATCGACGTCGTAAGCCCCGTCCTCGGAATGTTCCACAAGGCACCGGCTCCCGACGACGTTCGTCTCGAAGAGGCCGCCCGCACGCTTCAGGGGCTTCCGCCGGATGCGGCGGCAAAGCTCCTGCAAAACGTCGCTCCGGAGACGGCGGCGCTTTGGATGGAAAAGATGGACCTCGACTCCCGACGCCGCTTTTTGGCCGCCTTGCCCCCGGACGTCGCCGCCCAGCTCCTCGTCTTGCTCGTCAATCCGCCGAAGGCGCAAGGGGGAGAGGCGGAGCTCGTCCGCCTCGCCGGCGAGCTCGCCACCGTCCGCGCCCGGGCGGCCTCCCTCGAGGGGGAGAAGGCCGACCTCATGCGGCAGACCGCCGAACTCCAGAGCCGGATCCGCGACCTCGAGGCGAAAAACGCCTCCCTCCAGGGGAACCTCGATCTCCTTCGGACGCGTCTGAGCGTCTTGGACGGACGCCTAGGGGCCCTGGACCAAGATCTGGCGGCGCTTGCCGGGCGCAAGGACCCGTCGGCAAATGAGTCGGCGCTTCGCGAAGAAATCGCTGCCGTGCGCGCCGAGCTTTCCCGCCTTCGCGAGGCCCTCTCTACTCTTCCCGGTCCGTAGGTGCCCCTGTCTTCGGGAGCCTTTGGGAAAGGAGGTGAAGAGCTGTGATGAGCGGATTACCCGACGGGTTTGGACTTTCCGCCCTTCCCTCTTCGGGCGGTGGGCCTCTCGGTCCTCGGACGCCGCCTCTTTCGGTAGGCGAGGCGGACTCCGCCCTCGTTTGGGAAGAATTCGCGTTTGTCCTTGCGGATGCGGCGGAAGATTTCCCCGCCTTCCGGCCTTTGGACGACCCTCCGTCCGAAGAGGGGGCCGTGCGTGCAGAAGACAGAAGCGCCCCGGAAAAGGCGAAAGAAGGGGACGGCGGCGTTCTTCCGGAATACCGGAACGTCGAAGCCCAGTTCCCCGCATTTGCCGTCGTCGTCGTGCCCGTTTCCGGAGTCGCGCCGTTCTCCTCCGCCGCGCGCGGCCTTTCGGGCGGAGAGGAGGGCGTCTCCGCCGGGCATTCTCCCCCCTTGTCGCCGCTTCCCGTTTCGGGGGTGAAGGCAGACGGCACAGGGAGTTCGAGGGGATCTGCGGGCTTTCCCGGGACGCCCTTCGTCTTCGAAGGGCGGGGGGCGGGCGCCGCGGCTCTGCCGACCGACCTTTTCCCCCTCCCCTCTGCCCTCTACCTCGCCCTCAAGGCGGAACGGTCGCTCGAAGCCGTAAGGGGGTCGTACGCTCTCCTCGAAGGCGGGCCGTCCCTTTCCTCGGATGGAACCGCGCCGACCTTTGCGGTACGGCAAGAAGGTCCCACGCCGGTCCCGGGAGATTTGGCAGAAGCGGCATCTGCCGCGACTCCGGATTTTGCCCCGGAGCTTGCGCGTTCCGCGCGCCCCGGTTTCGCCCCTCCCGCGAACCCAGTCTCCGCACCAGAATCCGCTCCTTCCTCGCCTTCGGGATCCGCGTCGGAATCCGCCCCTGTGCAGCCGGATTTCGCGTCGGAATCCGCTCCACGTCCGCGGCCGGTGTCTTCGGAAGGTCCGAGCGTTTCTCCCAAAGCGGATTCCGCGTCGGAGTCGCGGCCCCCAGATCGGCCGCTTCTTCAGCAGGGCGCCCTTTCGGAAACGGCCTTGCGCGTTTCGGACGGATCTCCGCCATCTCGGGAAGCGCTTCTCAGGGAGGGCCCCCTTCGCGCATCGGGGGGAGAGCCTTCGGCCTCCGCCGATCCTTCCCCGGGTTCGGGACAGATGCCCCTTTCCGCGGGTACGGACGGGGTCTCGCGCCTGGCGCTTTTTTCCCGAGGTGAAGCATCGGTCTTTGGGCGCGGCCCCCGCGATTCGGGGCACGCCCCGACGTCGGATGTGCCCTTGGAGGGTGGGGAGGCGGTCTTTCTTTCGAGGGGCGTTCCCCCGGACTTGCCGCCTCGGCCGCCGGAGGTTCCTCCTTCGTTCGCAGGGGGGTCCGAGGTCTTCGCGCGCGTGCTCCGTCTCGCGACAAGTGCGTACCGCACGGGCGGCGGGGAAGCGGTGCTCCACCTTTCGTTCGGGCCGGATGCCCTCTTCGTCCACGTGAGCGTGCGCGAGGGGCGCGTGTACCTCTCCCTCTCGGGGTCTTCCGAACACCTCGTGCGGGAATTCCTCCGTCAGGCGGCGGAACTCGAGGGAGCCTTGCGCCAAGCGGGGATCGGCTTCGGCGGCTTCGCGCACGTCGGACGTATCGACGGAGATTCTCCGCGGCGGCGCGGGGACGGAAGGCAGCGACCATTTGCGCAAGAAGGGGCCCTTTCCCTATCGCACGCGCAGGGAGGTGAAGGCGGTGGAAGTTTCCGGGATGTCTTGGGTGCAGGCCCCCTCCCCGGTTCCCTCTTCGGGTAAGGGGGAGACGATGAACGTCTTGGGGAAGGACACCTTTCTCAAGCTTTTCCTTACCGAACTTCGCTACCAGGACCCCCTTTCCCCGGCCGACGGGAAGACGTTCCTCACGGAACTCGCCCTCTTTTCCGTCGTCGAATCCGTTCTCAAGCTCACGGAGCTCGTCCGGGAAATCCGCGACCGCCTAGAAGGCGGTGGGGGTTCTCCCCCGTCCGGAAGCACCCAGGGCCCGCCCGTTCCTTCTGGGCCTTCGCCGGAAGCGTAACGGGAGAGCCGGGTCAGGCGGACCTTCGACTCTTTTCCGGGAGGCGATAGCCGTGCTTCGTTCGCTCTACAGCGGGATTTCGGGACTTCGGAGTTTCCAGACGAAACTCGACGTCGTGGCGAACAACATCGCCAACGTGAACACGTACGGCTTCAAGGCGAGCCGCACGACCTTTGCCGACCTCATGAGCCAAACGCTCGTAGGTGCCGCCCAGCCGCAGGCGAACCGGGGCGGGGCAAACGCCGTCCAGATCGGCCTCGGCGTCCGCGTCGCCTCTACGGACCTCCTCATGACGCAGGGAAGCCTGCAGTTTACGGGCGTCACCCTCGACCTCGCCGTGGACGGGAATGGATTTTTCGCCGTGGAAAAGGAAGGAGAACGCCTCCTCACGCGTTCCGGAAACTTCTACCTCGACGCGAACGGCAACGTGGTGACCGCTGGCGGTGCCTTTCTCCTCGATGTGAACGGCAACCGAATTCAGATCCCGGCGGATGCCGAAAGCTTTTCCGTAGACCTCGGAGGTACCGTACGCGCGGTGGTGGGCGGTGCTGTCCAAGAGGTGGCTACGATCGGCCTCGTTCGGGTGCCCAACCCTCAGGGATTGGAAAAGGTGGGCGACAACATGTACCGCCTCACGACCAACGCGACGCCCAACCCCGCCGTCCTCGACCTTGGGGCTCCAGGTACTGGCGGCCGCGGCCTCGTGCGTTCCGGGTATCTCGAAATGTCCAACGTCGACCTCGCCCAGGAATTCACGGAGATGATCATCGCCCAGCGGGGATTTCAGGCCAATGCCCGGATCACAACCACGTCCGACGAGGTCCTCCAAGAACTCGTGAACCTGAAGCGTTGATGTTCGGCCGCGTGAGGCACGCCACGTGAGGCGCCCTTCGCCTCTGCGGAAGCGGAAAGCGGGTGTGAGGCCTTGATCTTGCTTACCCGACTGAGCGGGGAGCCCTTTTTCCTCAATCCGTTCCTCGTCGAGGTGGTCGAAGGCGGCCAAGAGGCCGTGATCACCCTTGTCACCGGGAAGAGGCTCCGCGTGGTCGAACGCAAGGAAGAGGTGGCGGAGCGCCTGCGTGCCTTTTTCCTCGAACTCGGGGCGCCGCAGGCGCCCCTCCGTTCCCTCGTTCGGCCGGCGGAAGAAGGGGAGGATCGTCCGTGAACCGCAAACAACTCGTCCTCCTGAGCGTAGGGTTCGTCCTGGCCCTCGTCCTCATCGCCGCGGCGATCGTCTTCGTCGGAAAGGTCCTCCTCGCCCCGGCCAAGGAATCGCCGTCGGCCGCGTCGGATCGCCCGAAGGTTGCCCCCGCCGACTACGCAAAGTACTCCGTGGAATCCGGCGACATCACCACCGACCTCAAGGACAACCACTACGTCGTCGTAAACTTCACGATCGTGGCCGACTCGGCGCAGGCGCAGGACTTCCTCAAGAAAAACCTCTTCCTCGTCCAGCGGGAGATCCTCGGCGTCCTGAGCGAGTGCAAGGCGGAAGAGTTCAAGACCGACAGCGGATTGCGCTCCGTAGAGGAACGCGTCGCCCAACGACTGGACGGTGTGGTGGAGGGCGGCCACGTCGTCAAGGTCTTTGCGACGAAGAAGATCGTCCAGTGAGCGGGGAAGGGAAGGGGGGAGCGCCGTGGAAGAGGTCCTCTCGCAGGCGGAAATCGACGAACTCCTCAAATCGCTCACTTCCGGTGGGCCCCCGCAGCCGCCGGCTTCGGAAACAACCAAGGAGCGCGTGCGTCCTTACGACTTCAAGCGCGCGCTCCGCCTCTCCAAGGAACAACTCCGCTCGCTCAACCGCCTGAACGAGCATTTTGCGCGCCTTCTCTCGACGGCGTTTTCCGCGGCATTGCGGACGTACGTCCACGTCTCCTTGGCCGCCGCCGATCAGGTGCCCTTCGAAGAGTACGTCCTCTCCGCGCCCAAGTTCACGGTCGTAGGGGTATTCACCGCTTCCCCGCTCAAGGGTCGGTTCCTCGTCGAGTTCTCGCCGACGATGGCCTTCGGCATGCTCGACCGCTACCTCGGGGGTCCTGGGATCGCGGAGGTCAAGGAATCGGGGCTGACGGAGATTGAGACGCGGATCCTCGAGATGCTCTTTCAACGCACGGGAGAGAGCTTTCGCGAAGCTTGGCAGAGCCTGGCGGACCTCGACGTGCAGCACGAGGCCATCGAGACGAACCCGCAGTTCCTCCAGATCGCCTCGCCCAACGACATCGTCGTCGTGTTTTCCTTTCAGGTCAAAATCGGGGAGACCACGACGGTGATGAACGTCGTCCTTCCCCACTTCATGCTCGAACCGCTCATGCCCAAGCTCTCCGCCCGGCACATGTTGGAGGGGTTTCAGGAGGGCGACGACCCACGCCCGAGCGAGGAACTTAAGGCGCGACTCGCGTGGACGTGGGTCCCCATCCGCGTGATCCTCGGGCAGACTGCGCTCCGCTTTGCCGACGTCCTCCGTCTGGAAGTCGGAGACGTGATCCGCCTCGGAACGCGGATCGACGAACCGCTCGTCGTAAAGCTCGGCGACCGCGATGCCTTCGTCGGACGTCCCGGCATCTCCCGCGGTCGTGTGGCCGTGCGCATCGAAGGGATTCTCCCGAGGGAGGAGTGACCGCCGTGGAAGAACCTCGCCTTCCGTTCGACGATACCCCCCCGTCCGCAGGGAATCCGCCGTCTCTTCCCGAAGGATCGCAGGCGGAAGACCTGGTACGGGAGCTCGAGGGCGGGCTTTCGACCCTCGAACAAGATGCCATAGGGGAAATTGGCAACATCGCCTTCGGCACGGCGGCGACGACGCTCTCTACGCTCCTCGGGCAGAAGGTGGAGATTACGACGCCGAACGTGCGTCTTCTCAAAAAAGACGTGCTTGCGCAGGAGTTTCCCTACCCCCACGTGGGGATTACGGTGGACTACACCGAAGGACTGCGGGGAAAAAACGTCTTCGTCCTTCGGGTGTCCGATGCGCTCATCATCTCTTCCCTCATGCTGGGGGAGGGGCCAAAAACCGAAGGGGAACTTGACGAACTCCGCCTGAGCGCCGTGCAGGAAGCGATGAACCAAATGATGGGGTCGGCCGCCACGTCCATGGCGACGCTCTTCGGGCGCCGCGTGAACATCTCGCCGACCAGCGTGAAGCTCCAAATGATCCCTCCCGAGGGGGAGGCGCTCCCCGACCTCCCCAACGGTACGCTCGTCGTCGTCTCCTTTCGCCTGAAGATCGGTACGCTCGTGGACTCGTCCTTCGTCCAACTCATCCCCTTGAGCTTTGCGAAAGAGATGACGCGTGCCCTCTTCGAACCCCACGGAGAAGGGATCCCGGGTTCCCTTCCCTCAGCGGAGGAAATCCCCCTTTCTCCCTCTGCGTCTTCCGCATCGGGGAAGGTACCCCCTTCGCCCCCGGAGGGGAAGGAGGTTGTGACTTCCGCACCCAAAGCGGAAAGCGGACCTACTCCCTTGTCGGGAGGGTCAGGCGCCTCGGCGGAACACGTGGGGCGTTCCTCTGCCTCCGAACCCCCGCGGGCCGCGTCTGCGGGCGGGCAGGTGGTCGTCCGGCCGGTGGAGTTTGCGCCCCTCGAAGGAGGAAGCGGGGAGGGGGACGTCGACGAGCGCAACCTGGGCCTTCTCTACGACGTGGAGCTGGAGGTCACCGTAGAACTCGGGCGAACGCGGCGTCGGGTTCGGGACATCCTCGCCTTTCGCCCCGGTTCCATCGTAGAGCTGGACAAGCTCGCCGGCGAACCCGTGGACATCTACGTGAACAACAAGCACATCGCCCGCGGCGAGGTCGTCGTGATCGACGAAAACTTTGGCGTCCGGATCACGGAGCTCGTGGGGAAGCTCGAGCGCGTGCGCTGACGGCCGGACGAAGCTTCGCGGAAGGAGCGTGGACCCGAAGATGTCCAAGCGAATCCTCATCGTCGACGACGCAGCGTTCATGCGCATGATGCTCAAGGACATCTTGAAGCGCGGCGGATACGAAGTCGTCGGAGAGGCGGCCAACGGCGTGGAAGCCGTGGCCCTCTACCGCGAGCTTCGCCCCGACCTCGTCACGATGGACATCACGATGCCGGAAATGGACGGCATCGCCGCGCTCAAGCAGATCCGCACCCTCGACCCCGAAGCCAAGGTGATCATGGTGTCGGCCATGGGCCAACAGGCGATGGTCATCGAGGCGATCCAGTCCGGA from Brockia lithotrophica encodes the following:
- a CDS encoding flagellar hook capping FlgD N-terminal domain-containing protein; the encoded protein is MSWVQAPSPVPSSGKGETMNVLGKDTFLKLFLTELRYQDPLSPADGKTFLTELALFSVVESVLKLTELVREIRDRLEGGGGSPPSGSTQGPPVPSGPSPEA
- a CDS encoding FliI/YscN family ATPase, with protein sequence MGYVFFEGLREAVRRVDPVELVGRVTRAVGLMVESLGPDVRLGETVRIVSDDGEVLAEVVGFEGERVRLMPLGEVGAIAPGARVHALRRPHTVEVGSDLLGRVLDGLGCPMDGRGFRPPFFRLRLVREPPRPLERPPIDEPLPVGVRAIDGLLTVGRGQRVGIFAGSGVGKSTLLGMIARGTTADVTVIGLIGERGREVREFLERDLGPEGLARAVVVAVTSDEPPLLRLKGAYLATALAEHFRDQGMDVLLLLDSVTRVAMAAREVGLAAGEPPTTKGYPPSVFALLPRLMERAGTAPRGSITAFYTVLVEGDDLADPVADHARSILDGHIVLSRSLAQKGHFPAIDVLASTSRLMHALVSPEHRLLAARLRRLLAVYREHEDLVHIGAYRAGQNPDLDESLAYLSRIERYLVQDRDAPTTFSAAEEGLREVFADTS
- a CDS encoding FliH/SctL family protein translates to MSSLSEATGLFKGPGVERASPLRLDPPAPFREFPEDRKPQAPDGAGGSRLESLLRKRALLERERILREAREALAREEAERRRVWEEEARRVRDEARREGYAAGFAEGSAAARREAEAVLAERLEKLAEAQEALLAECDAMRRALLREAEEAVFLLAETVVREALRDEERLVRYVRAQLRERLEGGQAILYVAPEDFPVVRRLSAEGELSSDVGPLSRFELRIDPRLARGDFRLEVARGVYEGSVHAQVHRLLEAWKRYQEVGGDPGREG
- a CDS encoding flagellar FliJ family protein, with product MNRWYRLEHLAHVESLVRAGELRSLRDWAERLEDDLTRLLEEKHRTEYALTRTGPGTVLDMQTAYSYLAELRGTAQALAGRLEEARRRAEEAEEAVREKRTERERYRVLLGWEAERVRRETLRREQGEIDALAVRFVRMRSPGADSET
- a CDS encoding magnesium transporter MgtE N-terminal domain-containing protein encodes the protein MEAQEDVRASTWETVLFLVVFPLIVALLLTAAVLLAFGIDVVSPVLGMFHKAPAPDDVRLEEAARTLQGLPPDAAAKLLQNVAPETAALWMEKMDLDSRRRFLAALPPDVAAQLLVLLVNPPKAQGGEAELVRLAGELATVRARAASLEGEKADLMRQTAELQSRIRDLEAKNASLQGNLDLLRTRLSVLDGRLGALDQDLAALAGRKDPSANESALREEIAAVRAELSRLREALSTLPGP
- a CDS encoding flagellar basal body-associated FliL family protein — protein: MNRKQLVLLSVGFVLALVLIAAAIVFVGKVLLAPAKESPSAASDRPKVAPADYAKYSVESGDITTDLKDNHYVVVNFTIVADSAQAQDFLKKNLFLVQREILGVLSECKAEEFKTDSGLRSVEERVAQRLDGVVEGGHVVKVFATKKIVQ
- the fliY gene encoding flagellar motor switch phosphatase FliY, which codes for MEEPRLPFDDTPPSAGNPPSLPEGSQAEDLVRELEGGLSTLEQDAIGEIGNIAFGTAATTLSTLLGQKVEITTPNVRLLKKDVLAQEFPYPHVGITVDYTEGLRGKNVFVLRVSDALIISSLMLGEGPKTEGELDELRLSAVQEAMNQMMGSAATSMATLFGRRVNISPTSVKLQMIPPEGEALPDLPNGTLVVVSFRLKIGTLVDSSFVQLIPLSFAKEMTRALFEPHGEGIPGSLPSAEEIPLSPSASSASGKVPPSPPEGKEVVTSAPKAESGPTPLSGGSGASAEHVGRSSASEPPRAASAGGQVVVRPVEFAPLEGGSGEGDVDERNLGLLYDVELEVTVELGRTRRRVRDILAFRPGSIVELDKLAGEPVDIYVNNKHIARGEVVVIDENFGVRITELVGKLERVR
- a CDS encoding response regulator, with protein sequence MSKRILIVDDAAFMRMMLKDILKRGGYEVVGEAANGVEAVALYRELRPDLVTMDITMPEMDGIAALKQIRTLDPEAKVIMVSAMGQQAMVIEAIQSGARDFIVKPFQAERVLEAVRKVLG
- the flgG gene encoding flagellar basal body rod protein FlgG; this encodes MLRSLYSGISGLRSFQTKLDVVANNIANVNTYGFKASRTTFADLMSQTLVGAAQPQANRGGANAVQIGLGVRVASTDLLMTQGSLQFTGVTLDLAVDGNGFFAVEKEGERLLTRSGNFYLDANGNVVTAGGAFLLDVNGNRIQIPADAESFSVDLGGTVRAVVGGAVQEVATIGLVRVPNPQGLEKVGDNMYRLTTNATPNPAVLDLGAPGTGGRGLVRSGYLEMSNVDLAQEFTEMIIAQRGFQANARITTTSDEVLQELVNLKR
- the fliM gene encoding flagellar motor switch protein FliM — translated: MEEVLSQAEIDELLKSLTSGGPPQPPASETTKERVRPYDFKRALRLSKEQLRSLNRLNEHFARLLSTAFSAALRTYVHVSLAAADQVPFEEYVLSAPKFTVVGVFTASPLKGRFLVEFSPTMAFGMLDRYLGGPGIAEVKESGLTEIETRILEMLFQRTGESFREAWQSLADLDVQHEAIETNPQFLQIASPNDIVVVFSFQVKIGETTTVMNVVLPHFMLEPLMPKLSARHMLEGFQEGDDPRPSEELKARLAWTWVPIRVILGQTALRFADVLRLEVGDVIRLGTRIDEPLVVKLGDRDAFVGRPGISRGRVAVRIEGILPREE
- a CDS encoding flagellar FlbD family protein, coding for MLTRLSGEPFFLNPFLVEVVEGGQEAVITLVTGKRLRVVERKEEVAERLRAFFLELGAPQAPLRSLVRPAEEGEDRP